The sequence GGCTTTATTTTTTGCACTCAAAAGGCAAAGCCAAATTATTGCAATATAAGCGATCTTCCAtcattgtttttcataaaatataattagaggAAGTGAACTTTATCATGCCCAAatctttcttttccattttaattGTACAAGAAATTTAATCTACACAAATTCAATCTATACAACCATTGCTCTGATACACTCTATAGGGAAAACCGAACACCAATATAACTAAATACACAATCAACAAGTCCCAATTCTTTTCCCTCTCTGTGCAATCAAAATTAGGATCaatcaatcaacaaaattatgCAATCAAGCACACAATTCAACACCGAGATTTTTTTACTCAGAAatccagattaaaaaaaaacccacaggACTGTAGTTTACCTAAAAACTTCCACTATTAACAAATAATAGGTTCACAAGTGTTCTTCCTTAGCTATAAATAAGGgctacaatatatatatatatatatatatatatatatatatatatatatatatatatatatatatatatcatgaagaTCAATTTATTCTTGGAATacaataagattaaaaatagAAAGGTTTGAGAAAATCTCACAACAATAACAACcttattttttgcaaaaataacaaatttagaCACTACCAATCTTTAATCCAACAtctagaataaaaaacaatgtgtCTAGAAGTTAAAATATCGGCCCTGTCCAATGATGAACGAAATAGAAATAAGATAATAAAGACAGGCCGCTCAAGTTGTCTCTTTTGGTTTCTTTCTCCCGTATGtgctctccttttctcttgcaAGGCCATTCTGCCACAATAGTGAAATTTCCAATTTATATGAGGTAGCTAGCACACCTCAGCCTCTTTATTCAAATGTGTGGTGTGTGGTGGTCCTATTGTCATGGTGCGGAACCACCCAACTCCTATCAACAAAGAAGTAATCTCCTGTAAGGACTTTGAAACTAGTGTTCGATAAAGCTTGAAGAAGGTTTAGACCATTTAAAGACACCCCAAGAGTTGCAAGATCTGTTGATGACTAGCTAGAAACATTTGCCTTTTTAAACCCTAAATTTGCAGTTCCAGCTTTCTCTACCGCCAAGGCCAACGCCGTTGCAGCACCATAGGCCCATAATCCAAAAATGTTAAACTCCGCATCAAAAACATCAGGTTGTCTTCGAATTTCCGCTTCCACGAAACTCGAAAATATTTGAGCTCTCTTGTATTTGGAACAGCAGGCTGAACACCCAATACCCCTTGCATTGCATCAGTGACAGAAGGATCGGGTGTACTCAACAAATCATCTGTCAAACAATCAGTCATGATCCAAACAAAGCCTTCATTCATCATCCCAATCTCTTTTGCTTTGGGGTACATATGCACGACGAAAACTCAAATATGCACGAGTGCCAAGAGAACGATACATATGCACGATGAAAACTCTTGGAGTCCCTAGTGGTGGGGATCAGCCTGGTTTTGTAGTAACCATGAGTGGCATATAGAAGTCTGAGAGGGACATTATAATGCAACTCAAAGCAATATTGACATCAAAACATTCCAAGTCTAGAACCACACCAACGTTCACTCCAACATATGCTGTTGAGTTTTGGGCCAACCTCATTTCTATGAACATGCTTTGAAGGGTACCTTTTCTTCATCCTCTAATTTGTTTCCaaacaatttgataaaaatcctGACAAAAACTTGAAGATTGTTGGAAATATGAGGGGGGTTTCTTTAAAACATGGTAACTTAATTTTGGATAATGCTTTTGTTTTCGTTTTCACAACGTAATTTCTATGGAAAGTCTGTAGAATTTATAATGCGGCTGCAAACAAGGTATGCCACTGCTTGCATTCCCACAATATCTTGGGAAATTGCTGAAGAAATCTATAATTTGTGATAATAATTTACTAATTCTGAAACTCAGTTTAATCCTACCGAGCTataaatatgttatatataGTAATTCAATATTTACAAGTTGAAGTTCGAGTGTCATAAACGAGGAAATCAAACAGAGTAATATGTATTCTATAGCATTGCCTCCTGCATGTTCCTTTGGACTTTCCCATGAATTGCCAGGCCTCCGATGGCCTACAATTATATTACAATGCTACAACTGCATCTAGAGGTCTACAAGTTTCCCACTGTCAAACTGTCAATGGTATCATCTGGAAGTCAATTGTGATCATGTTCTACTTCAAAAGCTGCTAGTCTTTCTTGATTTGGGTTTGTAAGTTGATCAATATTTATTACTACCTCTTGAGATGTTTGACTATCTGGTCTGGAATCAACAAACTCTGTAGAAGACTGATCTCCATCTCCCGGGAAATAACTAGTTTGAACTGAAGAGGCCGATGGGCTCGGCGCACCCATACTAGGCAGACTAGTGCCTTTGCGGTCATTCAGCCCACTTTTTCTGAAAGTATGGGATTTTAAGTCCCTCTGAATAAAGATCCTGAAGAAATTACGGACTGTACTCCTTATGGAAATTCTGGAATTTAAAGGCCTCAacattttcctttccttgtagACAAACATGACGATGAATATAATGAGAGCTAAGAGGGATGCTACTCCAGCAATTAAAAATAAGCCCCAGAAACTCTTGAGACTAAGGCTGTTAGATGTAACCGAGGTGCTGGAATCTGGGCAATTGCTTTGTTTTCCAAACCAAGCATTCtcaattttcttcatttgatctCCTTCTGTCATGTTTAGAACTGCCCTTGATACATCTGGTACCAGAGGAGAACCTTTAGGGAAGGCCTGAAAATCACAACACAAAGCAGCAAGCCAGTCTTTATCAGGGTCGACAAACTTTGCACTTACATTACATAGGGAGAAATGGAGAGGGGTGAATATACTTACAAATGCGAAACCGTCTGTTTTAAATGTAGGATCAATCATGGCATATTTAGAGCAATACTTCGACAGAAAGAGCCTCGTATATGGTACTTCATCAAAAGCAGCAGCAATACCACCATTTCCACTTCCTTTTGATAAAAGGTCATCCCATTGTTCTGTGGAATTATACACAATGAGCTTGGACTCGTCGAAACCCAAGTCTAATAGGATTCCCTGAACAAAGGAACCCTGCTGGTAGCCTACATACTTCCCCTTCTTAATGAGCTCGTGTACATCAGTAACTGTAGGCCGCAGCTGCTGGACTGTAAGTAAACTAGTTAGACTGGCAGTGTAGCTTTGTGTGAGAATCAGCACAACAAAACACCATATGATTACCACTGCTCTAGACAAGTTGCTAACAACTGTCTCCCCTGCAatcattgttgaaaaaaataaagatgaagtcAATTTGGTGTTTGAGAcactaaaacaaatatgttaaacgaaagaagaaaaattcaaaagggaaagggaaattACTTTGTGCAAAAACCATGGTTGAGAAAGAAAACCAGAAGCTAGTGCCAGCTTGATGCGAAGCAGGCCCTCTAAAATCTTCATTGATTCTGTGTTCAAGAACCCAGATCACAAATccaatgaaaataaagaaacaaaaacttgtCACCCAGAGATCCCATGTCAGAGGCCTCAAGAAAACCCATGCATTTTTGCTGTTGTTGTCCACAAGAGGGACGATCATGGAGACACCACTTTCAGTGTAAGGCAAAGTAAAATCAACATACTGGGATCTGTTGAAAACAATAGTTGTATCTCCAACTACAGCATCAAAATTCTGTTGATACCAAGCAAAAGAAACaagatatcaataaaaaatagatttgcatGCATGAATCTGTCTCAAATCTTGTTTCAGATATAAAACTGAATGTGATCTAGGACAGGAAAAGGTTGGTGAAAGTTTTACCTTCAAGTACACTTGATATATCAGATCATTGTAAGTTCCAGCTGTCTCGCCGTCAGGCTTCGCAAAGGGGATGTACTCGTAAGGCAAAGCATAAGGCAATGCTTTGACAACAGAATCAAAAACATCTATGCTGTATCCAGTGACGGTTGTGGTGTTAGAACTAGGATCTCTTGTTACTTTCACAAACTCACTGAAACCATCCTTCAAAGGCACTCCTATTCTCAACTTCTTCCCATTCGTTGGAATCTCCCAGCCCTTGGGAACAGAAGTTGTATCACCCGGCCATATGACAGTTGAAAGATCGGAGTTAGAACCTGCGTACGCagtcatattatttgttgagttCAATGTTTTGACAATCCCTTTGGTTGATGTCCAGAATCCTATCTCTCTTCCCCCATTGCCGTTCACATTTATTATCTGGAAAGCTGATGACTGTAACTGCCCATTATCGAAAAGGTAATCTCCTGTAAGACCTTTGAAAGTAATGTTTGATAAAGCTTGAACGAGGTTTGGACCATTTAAAGACACCCCAAGAGTTGCAAGATCTGTGGATGAATTGCTAGAAACGTTTGCCTTTTGGAAGCCTAAATTTGCAGTTCCAGCTTTCTCAACAGCCAAGGCCAAAGCTGTTGCAGCATCATATGCCCATAAGCCAAAAATATTCAACTCGGCATCAATAATATCTGGATTATCTTGTTGGAATTTTCTTTTCCACCGAATTCGAAAAGTTTCGAGATCTTTTGTTCTTGGCACATAAGGTGTCACACCCAATGCACCTTGCATTGTATTAGTGACAGAAGCATTTGGtgaactaaaaaattcagcTGTTAGACCATCAGTCATGATCCAAACATAGCCTTCACTCACCATGCCAATCTCTTTTGCTTTGGCAAAAACCCGAGCGCCAAGAGATGGAAACATGTGCACAATGAAAACTCTAGTTTGCATTGTCATCAACTTGTAAAGCTCTGAAACAATTTGATCATCAGTGGCTGATGGAGAAATGACACTCCGGTACGGTACACGAGCATCAACTGCTTGCAGAGCATCAGTTAAATAAGGTATCACGCCCTCTCCATACTCATTGTCAATGTAGATGGGTACAGCTTCTCTCCATCCAAAGGCTTGAACTAATGCACTTATGGCATTCACCTGAGTTGAGTCATTTTGGGTAGCT is a genomic window of Populus alba chromosome 18, ASM523922v2, whole genome shotgun sequence containing:
- the LOC118030148 gene encoding glutamate receptor 2.8, yielding MALSDFYATHSDYKTRLVLTTRNSGNDVVGAAVAALDLIKNFEVQAIIGPTTSTQANFVIELGEKAQVPIISFSASSPSLTSIRSPFFFRATQNDSTQVNAISALVQAFGWREAVPIYIDNEYGEGVIPYLTDALQAVDARVPYRSVISPSATDDQIVSELYKLMTMQTRVFIVHMFPSLGARVFAKAKEIGMVSEGYVWIMTDGLTAEFFSSPNASVTNTMQGALGVTPYVPRTKDLETFRIRWKRKFQQDNPDIIDAELNIFGLWAYDAATALALAVEKAGTANLGFQKANVSSNSSTDLATLGVSLNGPNLVQALSNITFKGLTGDYLFDNGQLQSSAFQIINVNGNGGREIGFWTSTKGIVKTLNSTNNMTAYAGSNSDLSTVIWPGDTTSVPKGWEIPTNGKKLRIGVPLKDGFSEFVKVTRDPSSNTTTVTGYSIDVFDSVVKALPYALPYEYIPFAKPDGETAGTYNDLIYQVYLKNFDAVVGDTTIVFNRSQYVDFTLPYTESGVSMIVPLVDNNSKNAWVFLRPLTWDLWVTSFCFFIFIGFVIWVLEHRINEDFRGPASHQAGTSFWFSFSTMVFAQRETVVSNLSRAVVIIWCFVVLILTQSYTASLTSLLTVQQLRPTVTDVHELIKKGKYVGYQQGSFVQGILLDLGFDESKLIVYNSTEQWDDLLSKGSGNGGIAAAFDEVPYTRLFLSKYCSKYAMIDPTFKTDGFAFAFPKGSPLVPDVSRAVLNMTEGDQMKKIENAWFGKQSNCPDSSTSVTSNSLSLKSFWGLFLIAGVASLLALIIFIVMFVYKERKMLRPLNSRISIRSTVRNFFRIFIQRDLKSHTFRKSGLNDRKGTSLPSMGAPSPSASSVQTSYFPGDGDQSSTEFVDSRPDSQTSQEVVINIDQLTNPNQERLAAFEVEHDHN